A region from the Muribaculum gordoncarteri genome encodes:
- a CDS encoding L-threonylcarbamoyladenylate synthase — translation MTILPMYPTSINEKYMELVINTLRDGGIIIYPTDSLYAIGCNALNNQAIERICRIKGINPAKTNLSIICHDISQSAEYARIDNRAFRIMKDNLPGPFTFLLPASTTLPKVFKGRKTVGVRIPDNAIAREIAMRMDSPLLTTSIQWDTEDEAINPESIAMRYSDTVDIVIDGGEGGTEPSTVIDITDSSNPEIIRQGLGEIEL, via the coding sequence ATGACAATCCTTCCAATGTATCCGACGAGCATCAATGAAAAATACATGGAGCTCGTGATCAACACCCTTCGCGACGGCGGTATTATAATATACCCCACCGACTCGCTATATGCGATAGGCTGCAATGCGCTCAACAATCAGGCTATTGAGCGTATATGCCGCATAAAAGGAATAAATCCGGCCAAGACCAACCTGTCGATTATCTGTCACGATATATCGCAATCGGCCGAATATGCCCGCATCGACAATCGCGCATTCCGAATCATGAAGGACAATCTGCCCGGCCCTTTCACCTTCCTGCTTCCGGCTTCCACTACACTTCCCAAAGTGTTCAAAGGACGAAAGACCGTAGGTGTGAGAATCCCCGACAACGCCATAGCCCGAGAAATAGCCATGCGCATGGACTCGCCATTGCTTACCACTTCCATACAATGGGACACCGAGGATGAAGCAATCAATCCCGAGTCCATAGCGATGCGATACTCCGACACTGTGGATATCGTAATCGACGGAGGTGAAGGAGGCACCGAGCCGTCGACCGTTATAGACATCACCGACAGCTCAAATCCTGAAATAATCAGACAAGGCCTTGGCGAAATTGAGCTCTAA